In the genome of Aerosakkonema funiforme FACHB-1375, the window CTGTGACGACTATCCTGGCATGAGCGACGAGGCAAGAATCGATAAACCAGAGGAAGCCTGTGGTGTTTTTGGCATCTTAGCACCGGAAGAAGATGTCGCTAAATTAACTTATTTTGGGCTGTACGCTTTGCAGCACCGAGGTCAAGAATCGGCAGGCATTGCCACTTTTGAAGGCGATCGCGTGCATTTGCACAAAGAAATGGGGTTGGTGTCCCAAGTCTTCAACGAAGTTATCCTCAAAAATCTTCCTGGTAATTTGGCTGTGGGTCACACCCGGTACTCTACCACCGGTTCCAGTCGCGTTGTTAATGCTCAGCCCGCAGTTGTGGAAACTCGTCTGGGTTCATTGGCTTTAGCACATAACGGGAATCTTGTCAATACGGCAGTTCTGCGGGAAGAGTTGCTGGAAAGTAACTGTAATTTAGTCAGTACAACGGATTCAGAGTTGATTGCCCATGCGATCGCCGAAGAAGTAAATGCGGGCTATGACTGGCTGGAAGGTGCGATTCGCGCCTTCCATAGGTGTCGGGGAGCCTTTAGTTTAACGATCGGCACTCCAGTAGGTATCATGGGCGTCCGCGACCCTAACGGTATTCGTCCTTTGGTAATAGGTACGATCGACACAGGCGAAGATGGGCGTACCAAACGCTACGTCCTCTCCTCCGAAACCTGCGGCTTAGATATAATTGGAGCCGAATACCTGCGCGATGTAGAACCGGGAGAATTGGTTTGGATCACAGATGCCGGACTGGCTTCCTTCCACTGGACGCAACAGCCAAAGCGCAAACTTTGCATCTTTGAAATGATTTACTTCGCACGCCCAGATAGCATTATGGAAGGCGAGAGCCTGTACAGCTATCGGCTGCGACTGGGGCGTCACCTGGCAGAAGAATCACCAATTGATGCCGACATTGTAATCGGCGTACCCGACTCTGGCATTCCTGCTGCGATTGGTTATTCGCAAACTTCCGGCATTCCCTACGCTGAAGGTCTGATTAAAAATCGCTACGTGGGTCGGACTTTCATTCAGCCTACTCAGAAAATGCGGGAAACCGGTATCCGTATGAAACTCAATCCTCTTAAAGATGTTTTGGGTGGGAAGCGGATTGTGATTGTCGATGATTCGATCGTCCGGGGAACTACCAGCCGCAAACTCGTCAAGGCATTGCGCGATGCGGGTGCAACCGAAGTGCATATGCGAATTTCATCCCCGCCAGTCACTCACCCTTGCTTCTACGGCATCGATACTGACAGTCAAGACCAATTGATTGCCGCTACCAAATCTGTCGCTGAAATTGCTAAGCAAATCGATGTTGATTCATTGGCATATCTCAGCCGCGAAGGGATGCTCAAAGCAACTGGAGAAGACCCCCAAAGTTTCTGCTCTGCCTGCTTCACTGGCGATTATCCCATCTCAGTTCCGGAGCCTGTCAAACGCTCTAAACTGATCCTGGAAAAAGTTGCCAGCGTTTAAGTAACTCAAGTTGATAGTTATAGCATTGAGGGCTACAGAAGAGGGAGAGTGGGGGTGCGGGGACACGGGAGAATAAATCTTTTCCCTTTTCCCTCTCTCTCCTTCCTTTTGACTTTTGACTTGGCGTAGCGGCGCTACCGACTATCCATCCATCTGCATTGGGCCAAGATACTTGGTTAAATAAGGGGAAAAAACTTCATAAATAAGCGTTAGGGGCTGTCTGTGATGCCAAAATAAGTAGTGACGGCCCCAAAACGGCCCCTCATATCCAAATGCAGTCTCTAAGGCAGACGATCGACCGTAATAAATTCCTTGCACATCTCTATATAACTCAGTTCGCAGGCGTTCCAAACTGGCCCAAATTGGCAAAGAGCGATTTTGCAAGTATTCATCCACATGGCTAGCTTCCCACCAAGAAGCAGCATAAGCCAACCGTTCTCCAGAAGCCTTGCGTAACCATACCTGTCGTCGTATGCGTGGCCCCGGCACGACTTCCATTTGTGCGGGTGCGCCATCCGAGTCCATCGCAATGGCAGACATATCAATCACATCTACTTCTATCTTCTCCCCAGTGAGCAATTGCAGGTGGCGCGTTGGAGAACCGTCTCCCAGCAGAAACATTTGCCATGTTGGTGCCAGCTGAGTGTGCGGCAATCCTTGTTGAATAATTGCTTCTCCTCCCTCCCAGATCGGAGTAAGCGGGTGCCAAGCGGTTGGCTGGGTCAGGATTTCTGTGGCTCTGTAGGTTGCAGTCAAGGTTCATTACATAACTTAACTGTTTATAATGATAACCTTGCTGGCGATCTATTCCCGATCTCGGTTAATTACAAGGCTAACTGGACTTATTGGGGGATGCGGCTCATAATTCTTTTCTGACGCTCAGCAGCTTTGTCGTCCTCTTCGGTGCGATCGGCTTCGGAAACTGGGAGATCGATATTATAATCCGCGTCAGCAGTATCTGAACCAGTTTCAGGGGTTAAGAAACCGGAATCATCCAAATTGTCAGCATCAGCTTTTTCTGCTGGTTTATTGGTTTCTGATATCATTTTTTTTGCCTCAATCTTGAATGCGATCCCAAACAGCTATAACTTCAGCAAACTTTCTCGTCGGTTATCCCACAAAGGTTGAAAATTTATTAGTAATCTACATCAGTCTTAAGTAGGATATTGGTTACTAAGAATAAAAAACCTATCTGTCCGTAATTTCGCAAAAAGCCTGCGTTTATCAGGGCGAACGCAAATAAAAGCCCTATCTAATTTAATTTTATCCTGGAATGCGATCGACAATCGCGATCGGAAGCTTATTTTGCTTATTTGGATCTAAAATTATTTTTAGGTAAACAGGCGAAAATTTATCAATTGAAAATAAAAATTTTTCTGTAAATTATACCACAATGCTGGAAATTTAACTAGAAATAAAAATCGGCCTAAAGTGCGATCTAGCAAAAACGATGCTTAAACTTTATCACACCCCCATTTCCCCAAACTCTCGCCGTGTCTGGATTACGCTGCTAGAAAAGCAGATCCCGTTTGAACTGCTGAAGATGGAGCTGAATGGCGATCAGTTGCAACCGGATTTTCTCGCCCTTAATCCTTTCCACCACATTCCAGTTTTAGTCGATGACGATTTCACGATCGTCGAATCCTTAGCAATTCTTGACTATCTGGAGGTGAAGTATCCCGCGCCTGCGATGCTACCCACCGATGCCAAAGCGCTAGCAACTGTCCGGATGGTGGAAATGGTGACAAGAAGAAGTCGATCGCATTTCTTCATTCCATATTACTATTCAGGACGCTTGAAAATATCCCCTGAAGGTTCTGGTTGCTTGTTTCCATTACTTGTTGTTGGTGATGTCTGAAGTTCACCAGCACTTTGGTCTATTTTTAACTGTAAATTTGAGGCTATGCTCGACTTTAAAAAATTCTTGATGGGAATACCCCAATTATTACCAAAACTTTCATCTAAAGCTGGGCATTTTGTCAGTATAGCAGGGTTTTCTTTATCATGCCCCGGCTTTCCATGAATAGCTACCACCCGACCCTTTTTATCAAAGACTGGACTTCCACTCATTCCCCTAATAGTTGGATTGGTGTAGTTTACTATGTAACCCTCATTATAATCTTCTTCTTTATAATCGGGATCATCACTAATTTTTGAAATGTCACTTTTTGATAACAGAATTTTAGAAACCTTTCCTTCGTTAAACTCATATTTACGTTCTTTTAAGCAATCCTTCCATCCAGAGATATAAACTGTTATACCTTTAGGCAAAGATTCTAAATTTGATATGGTGGCAACTGTGTAGTTTTTACCTTTAGCGGTAAATTCTATAATTGCTAGGTCAAATTTTGAATCCGGGCGCAATTTTTCATAATTTATCTCATATTCTCTTCCATCAAATGTCTTCACTTTATATTTATCATCTATCTGACCAGGCGGGATACCAACAACGTGCTTAGATGTAAGAACATAGTAAGTATCATTACTTTTAGCTACGATGAACCCAGAGCCAGTAGATCTTCCGCTGATAGAGACAGTAACTTTTTGCTGTGGAGAAGAACACCCTGATATGCTCACAATCAGAATTCCAGAAATAATCAGTAATAATCGGTTTATTGGAGAAGTAATCATGTTTTATGTGTAATGAATGTTTAGGATTATTGTTGAGTATCATTGGGATCAACTACCTGATTATCATCTTTTAAATCCGCTTGTTTTAAATTTTGATTAGTTGGAGTAATTAATTTTACTAGGTATATTAATTGGGCTATATCATCTGATGTTTTTGCCCCTAATTTAATTTGTTCTTCGTTTAAAGCATATAATAATTGGTAAACTGATTGAGTTGGTTTATGATTTTCATTTGTAGAATTTTTACCTTTTCTTGAATCATTTGTTGTTTTACTTTTATGGCTTATTTTTCTTCCTTTTGGCTGATTTATTAACATTAAAATCCCGATTAATGATATTAATAATATTAATAATAAAATTATACCTGCCAATACTCTTATAAAATCCAAATTCGTGAGATTAAATTGATTTTTATTTCCTTCCCCGTTATTACTATTCGAGGTTTGCTGAGTATAGTATACATATTCAACTCCTTTAGGTGGTGATAGTTTATCAAATGGATTTGTAGGAGCATTATTTAAATAAGTTTTAATAGGAATTCCTAATGCTAAAGACTTCTGTTGAGTTATTTCAGGACTACCAGAACCATCTGCGTAGCTGTACTGAGAATTATTCGATTCGGCTTTTCCTCTACCATTGATAGCTACTACTTGGCCTTGAGTGTTTAAAACCGCTCCTCCACTCATTCCTTCCTTAGTTTCATTGGTATATCCAATTTGATAACCGTCAACTAAAAGTTGATCAAATATAAAAACTTCTCCCTGTGTAAATGTGAATTCAGCTGGACATGACATTTCGCGGGAAGTTAGTTGGCATGGAAATCCAGCAACATATATTTTTTCATTTTCTTTTAAATTAGATGATTTACCTAGTGTAGCTGTTTCATAGCGATAAGGACTATAAAAATACAACAGTCTTAGATCTGCATCAAATTTTGCAGGGTGTAGAAATCCTTTATGAATTAAGCCATCATGTGTTTGGATATAAGACTCTTTAGTTGATGACTTTGCTACATGATCATTGGTGAGAACTAGATATAGGTACGGTAAATGTGGCGATGTTTTTACAGTATTTACTTTCAACAAAATTCCCGATCCGCTAACTTCAAAAGTTCCTATAGTATTAGCATTCCATTCTTTACGATCGACCGATAAGACTCTTACCGAAATCAATCTAGCTTTATCACGTATTATACCTTCTGGTAGTGCTACTGATTGAGTAGGTGAAACAGTTGGCGTAGGAGTTTTATCTGAATTGGAAGAAACTAAAGCCTGCACGGGTAGTTCTAAAAATAGACTACCTATACAGGCTAAAATTAGTGGCAAAGTTGAAGCAAATCTCATTTAGACCAAAGATTATGTAAACTACCGGGCGCAAACTTCCTCCGCAACAACGCGCTTGCCTGCTAGAATATCATTAATGTTAACATAAGTAGAGCAAGGTGCTTCCCGGCGCGGACGACCTGCGAAGTTGTTGTTATTGAGTGCAAACAAATCTTCCAAGACTGCTTTGGGGTCATCTTCTGGTTTTAAGGTGTAAAACAATTGATTACAGCCATTACCCTTATAATTGGTAAAACAAATGACATTTTGGTTATTCATCCGCCCATGAGTTATATACTGACCTCCTTGACTGAAAGAGGTATTCAATCTTCCTGTTACCTCTGCACATCTTGTTTGCGGAGTATAGCCAACGGCGCTACCAAAAGGTGATGTCCAACGGATAAATTGTCTCGATTCACCTTGATTAATTCTGGCGAATGTTACTGGCGTACCCCCAATAGTTTCACAGGTAAAATTTACTGTTTTTTGAGCGATAGCTGGACTGAGTGTAAATCCAGCAAAAGACCCTCCTATCAAAACAGAGACTATCAATGCCTTGACACGATTTATTAGTCTCACTTTTCAGCTACCTCCTTATTTGAATAAAAGTTTTCTGAGTTAGAAAAAAAGCTATTCTATTTTACGATACCACCAACTTTCTTTTGTAGCAACTGTACTACATAAAAGTTTAATTTGTTTACTTTTGACTAGACTGAGGGCGGCAGAATATATCGCTACAAGGCGGATCGGGGTTTGGCGAAGTAGGAGTTGGACTGGGCGAATCAGAGACAGTTGGGCCAGTAATTCCAAACGATTTGAAAACCATAAAGGCTATAACCAAAGCCCCTACCGCTACTATGGGTGCTAATATTGCGAACATTAACCATATAGGAGTAGATTCTAACCATCCGTTTTGTTTGGGTTTTCCCCCAGTCACTCCTACTGGAACTGGTTGACTTCTCCCCCCAGATTGTCCTTGTCCCGGCGCTACTATCAAAGTATTTTTAAACTTTTCCACCTCTTCCAATACCTCAGAAGCCGATCGATACCTCTTTTGCCAATCATCCCGCACCATTTGCTCTAAAATCTTTGCCAACCCATTATTTACCTGCACTCGATCCCGCCAAACAACTTCACCTGTACGAGGATCTGTCGGTAATTTTTCTGGGTCTAATCCTGTCAAAGCTTCAATTGCTGTCATTCCCAGCGCGTAAATATCGCTGTTTGGTTTCGCATCCCCTTGACGTTGTTCTTTGGGTGCATATCCTGGTGTGTGAATTTGTGTTCCTTTCTGTGGCGAATTTTGGAAAATCGATC includes:
- the purF gene encoding amidophosphoribosyltransferase: MIPNDPFSCDDYPGMSDEARIDKPEEACGVFGILAPEEDVAKLTYFGLYALQHRGQESAGIATFEGDRVHLHKEMGLVSQVFNEVILKNLPGNLAVGHTRYSTTGSSRVVNAQPAVVETRLGSLALAHNGNLVNTAVLREELLESNCNLVSTTDSELIAHAIAEEVNAGYDWLEGAIRAFHRCRGAFSLTIGTPVGIMGVRDPNGIRPLVIGTIDTGEDGRTKRYVLSSETCGLDIIGAEYLRDVEPGELVWITDAGLASFHWTQQPKRKLCIFEMIYFARPDSIMEGESLYSYRLRLGRHLAEESPIDADIVIGVPDSGIPAAIGYSQTSGIPYAEGLIKNRYVGRTFIQPTQKMRETGIRMKLNPLKDVLGGKRIVIVDDSIVRGTTSRKLVKALRDAGATEVHMRISSPPVTHPCFYGIDTDSQDQLIAATKSVAEIAKQIDVDSLAYLSREGMLKATGEDPQSFCSACFTGDYPISVPEPVKRSKLILEKVASV
- a CDS encoding chorismate lyase, translated to MTATYRATEILTQPTAWHPLTPIWEGGEAIIQQGLPHTQLAPTWQMFLLGDGSPTRHLQLLTGEKIEVDVIDMSAIAMDSDGAPAQMEVVPGPRIRRQVWLRKASGERLAYAASWWEASHVDEYLQNRSLPIWASLERLRTELYRDVQGIYYGRSSALETAFGYEGPFWGRHYLFWHHRQPLTLIYEVFSPYLTKYLGPMQMDG
- a CDS encoding S1 family peptidase — translated: MITSPINRLLLIISGILIVSISGCSSPQQKVTVSISGRSTGSGFIVAKSNDTYYVLTSKHVVGIPPGQIDDKYKVKTFDGREYEINYEKLRPDSKFDLAIIEFTAKGKNYTVATISNLESLPKGITVYISGWKDCLKERKYEFNEGKVSKILLSKSDISKISDDPDYKEEDYNEGYIVNYTNPTIRGMSGSPVFDKKGRVVAIHGKPGHDKENPAILTKCPALDESFGNNWGIPIKNFLKSSIASNLQLKIDQSAGELQTSPTTSNGNKQPEPSGDIFKRPE
- a CDS encoding S1 family peptidase, whose translation is MRFASTLPLILACIGSLFLELPVQALVSSNSDKTPTPTVSPTQSVALPEGIIRDKARLISVRVLSVDRKEWNANTIGTFEVSGSGILLKVNTVKTSPHLPYLYLVLTNDHVAKSSTKESYIQTHDGLIHKGFLHPAKFDADLRLLYFYSPYRYETATLGKSSNLKENEKIYVAGFPCQLTSREMSCPAEFTFTQGEVFIFDQLLVDGYQIGYTNETKEGMSGGAVLNTQGQVVAINGRGKAESNNSQYSYADGSGSPEITQQKSLALGIPIKTYLNNAPTNPFDKLSPPKGVEYVYYTQQTSNSNNGEGNKNQFNLTNLDFIRVLAGIILLLILLISLIGILMLINQPKGRKISHKSKTTNDSRKGKNSTNENHKPTQSVYQLLYALNEEQIKLGAKTSDDIAQLIYLVKLITPTNQNLKQADLKDDNQVVDPNDTQQ
- a CDS encoding COP23 domain-containing protein, yielding MRLINRVKALIVSVLIGGSFAGFTLSPAIAQKTVNFTCETIGGTPVTFARINQGESRQFIRWTSPFGSAVGYTPQTRCAEVTGRLNTSFSQGGQYITHGRMNNQNVICFTNYKGNGCNQLFYTLKPEDDPKAVLEDLFALNNNNFAGRPRREAPCSTYVNINDILAGKRVVAEEVCAR
- a CDS encoding serine/threonine-protein kinase, whose amino-acid sequence is MTFLQGQPLQVGQIVGGHYRIIKLLGEGSFGETYLAEDTQAMDKKCAVKRLTFVSNNPNTFNKAKDLFKREASVLHKLTNPPTNNQIPQFFAHFDDNQEFYLVQELIEGHTLRDELQRVRTLPEEEVVELLEDVLKVLEYIHSQGIIHRDIKPENLMRRNRDKKIVLIDFGAVKEVVARSIFQNSPQKGTQIHTPGYAPKEQRQGDAKPNSDIYALGMTAIEALTGLDPEKLPTDPRTGEVVWRDRVQVNNGLAKILEQMVRDDWQKRYRSASEVLEEVEKFKNTLIVAPGQGQSGGRSQPVPVGVTGGKPKQNGWLESTPIWLMFAILAPIVAVGALVIAFMVFKSFGITGPTVSDSPSPTPTSPNPDPPCSDIFCRPQSSQK